A stretch of the uncultured Trichococcus sp. genome encodes the following:
- the xylB gene encoding xylulokinase, producing the protein MAYVLGIDLGTSSLKGLLLDEHGKAVASAQKDYPLIHPKSGYSEQDPGQWILACEYVLDKLKAEVADFTAQLQGISFSGQMHSLVVLDEDNNVLRNAILWNDVRTTKQCKSITDAFGDELLAITKNIALEGFTLPKILWIQENEPEIWEKVRHMLLPKDYLGYWMTGTMHMDYSDAAGTLLLDVEKKEWSKAILEKFRIPETHLPELIGSSGMTGNLRSELANRFGFEKEVKIFAGGADNACAAIGAGIVNAETGMASIGTSGVFLAFEEHAEQDYQGKLHLFNHTIENGYYSMGVTLAAGHSLNWFKDTFAPDSTFEELLEGMDAIKPGADGLLFTPYIVGERTPHVDSRIRGSFIGMDTNHTIKHFARAVLEGITFSLKDSQVLMEQVAGKSFKRIVSVGGGAKNPDWLQIQADVFDAEITCLEVEQGPGLGAAMLAAVGLGWFPTVTACADVFVAYKDIVRPIPENVVAYEKAYALYTQVYGATKELCHELIKE; encoded by the coding sequence ATGGCGTATGTGTTAGGAATAGACTTGGGTACAAGTTCATTGAAAGGGTTGCTGCTGGATGAGCATGGCAAGGCAGTAGCTTCCGCACAGAAAGATTATCCGCTGATTCATCCAAAATCCGGCTACAGCGAGCAGGATCCAGGACAATGGATCCTGGCCTGCGAATATGTACTGGACAAGCTGAAGGCTGAAGTTGCAGACTTCACTGCACAACTGCAAGGAATCAGTTTCTCCGGCCAGATGCACAGTTTAGTTGTGCTGGATGAAGACAATAATGTCCTCCGCAATGCGATTCTGTGGAACGACGTCAGGACAACCAAACAGTGCAAGTCGATTACGGATGCCTTCGGGGATGAGTTGCTTGCGATCACGAAAAACATCGCGTTGGAAGGGTTCACTTTGCCGAAGATTCTGTGGATCCAGGAAAATGAGCCGGAAATCTGGGAAAAGGTGCGGCACATGCTGCTGCCGAAGGATTATCTGGGCTATTGGATGACCGGCACCATGCATATGGACTACTCGGATGCAGCCGGCACGCTGCTTCTGGATGTGGAAAAGAAAGAATGGTCCAAAGCCATTCTCGAAAAATTCCGCATCCCGGAAACCCATCTGCCTGAATTGATCGGATCTTCGGGAATGACCGGGAACTTGCGATCGGAACTGGCAAACCGCTTCGGCTTTGAAAAGGAAGTGAAGATTTTTGCAGGTGGCGCGGATAACGCCTGCGCTGCGATCGGCGCCGGTATCGTGAATGCGGAGACAGGTATGGCCAGTATCGGCACGTCCGGCGTGTTCCTCGCATTCGAGGAACACGCTGAGCAGGATTACCAAGGCAAATTGCACCTGTTCAATCATACCATTGAGAACGGCTACTACTCGATGGGTGTCACTTTGGCGGCGGGCCATAGCCTGAACTGGTTCAAAGATACTTTCGCGCCGGACAGCACGTTCGAAGAACTGCTTGAAGGCATGGATGCGATCAAACCGGGTGCAGATGGCTTGTTGTTCACCCCTTATATCGTCGGGGAACGCACGCCGCATGTCGACAGCCGGATCCGCGGCAGTTTCATCGGAATGGATACGAATCATACGATCAAACATTTTGCGCGAGCCGTCCTGGAAGGAATCACCTTCTCCTTGAAGGATTCGCAAGTATTGATGGAGCAAGTGGCGGGCAAGTCCTTCAAGCGGATCGTTTCCGTCGGTGGAGGCGCCAAAAATCCGGATTGGCTGCAGATCCAAGCAGATGTTTTCGATGCCGAAATCACCTGTCTGGAAGTCGAACAGGGACCTGGACTGGGCGCGGCAATGCTGGCTGCGGTCGGACTCGGATGGTTCCCGACAGTGACTGCTTGCGCGGACGTATTTGTTGCCTACAAAGACATCGTCCGGCCGATTCCGGAAAACGTCGTAGCCTATGAAAAAGCCTACGCACTCTACACGCAAGTCTACGGAGCTACAAAAGAACTTTGTCATGAATTAATAAAAGAGTAA